From the genome of Nakamurella flavida, one region includes:
- a CDS encoding NAD(P)/FAD-dependent oxidoreductase, whose amino-acid sequence MAQQKTAIIIGAGPAGLTTAFELLKTTDVHPVVFEASDDIGGISKTVTYNGNRIDIGGHRFFSKSDTVMDWWNSILPLEKTTNSASESFTLKYQGKTRELTGGADGVDPETTDEVMLVRSRLSRIFYGGKFFNYPITLEATTIKNLGLPRMVKMGFSYIKATIRPIKDEKSLEDFYVNRFGRELYNTFFRDYTEKVWGVPCSEIAPDWGAQRVKGLSVAKTLTHAVKKKFQRKPSTDLAQKGTETSLIEYFLYPKLGPGQMWETVTRKVIEQGGEVHKNKVITKLHAEAGRIVGVDVLDTASGSIELVTGDYFFSTMPVNELISAFEVDGGDTPVPANVREVAKGLPYRDFITVGLLLDKLIIKNTTDKPTKNDIVPDNWIYIQEPDVKVGRLQVFNNWSPYLVGQDDKVWVGMEYFVNEGDELWTKPEDEMAAFGIAELAKIKMIDPADVVDSTVIHIKKTYPAYFGTYSRFDEVREFTDSFENLFLLGRNGQHRYNNQDHSMLTAIAAVENVQAGRLDKKNIWEVNVEQDYHEEKTI is encoded by the coding sequence ATGGCGCAGCAGAAGACGGCGATCATCATCGGCGCCGGACCGGCGGGTCTGACGACCGCGTTCGAGTTGCTGAAGACCACCGACGTCCACCCGGTGGTCTTCGAGGCCTCGGACGACATCGGCGGCATCTCCAAGACGGTCACCTACAACGGCAACCGCATCGACATCGGCGGTCACCGCTTCTTCTCCAAGTCCGACACGGTCATGGACTGGTGGAACAGCATCCTGCCGCTGGAGAAGACGACGAACTCGGCCTCCGAGTCCTTCACCCTGAAGTACCAGGGCAAGACCCGTGAGCTCACCGGCGGCGCCGACGGCGTCGACCCGGAGACCACCGACGAGGTCATGCTCGTCCGCAGTCGGCTCTCCCGGATCTTCTACGGGGGCAAGTTCTTCAACTACCCGATCACCCTCGAGGCCACCACCATCAAGAACCTGGGCCTGCCCCGGATGGTCAAGATGGGCTTCAGCTACATCAAGGCCACCATCCGGCCGATCAAGGACGAGAAGTCCCTCGAGGACTTCTACGTGAACCGGTTCGGTCGGGAGCTCTACAACACCTTCTTCCGGGACTACACCGAGAAGGTGTGGGGCGTGCCGTGCTCGGAGATCGCCCCGGACTGGGGCGCCCAGCGGGTCAAGGGCCTGTCGGTGGCCAAGACGCTCACCCACGCGGTGAAGAAGAAGTTCCAGCGCAAGCCGTCGACCGACCTGGCCCAGAAGGGCACCGAGACCAGCCTCATCGAGTACTTCCTGTACCCCAAGCTCGGACCCGGCCAGATGTGGGAGACCGTCACCCGCAAGGTGATCGAGCAGGGCGGCGAGGTGCACAAGAACAAGGTGATCACCAAGCTGCACGCGGAGGCCGGCCGGATCGTGGGCGTCGACGTGCTCGACACCGCCTCGGGGTCCATCGAACTCGTCACCGGGGACTACTTCTTCTCGACCATGCCGGTCAACGAGCTGATCTCCGCGTTCGAGGTCGACGGCGGGGACACCCCCGTCCCGGCCAACGTGCGGGAGGTGGCGAAGGGCCTGCCCTACCGCGACTTCATCACCGTCGGCCTGCTGCTGGACAAGCTCATCATCAAGAACACCACCGACAAGCCGACGAAGAACGACATCGTCCCGGACAACTGGATCTACATCCAGGAGCCGGACGTGAAGGTCGGACGCCTGCAGGTGTTCAACAACTGGAGCCCCTACCTGGTCGGCCAGGACGACAAGGTCTGGGTGGGCATGGAGTATTTCGTCAACGAGGGCGACGAGCTCTGGACCAAGCCCGAGGACGAGATGGCGGCGTTCGGCATCGCCGAGCTGGCCAAGATCAAGATGATCGACCCGGCCGACGTGGTGGACAGCACCGTCATCCACATCAAGAAGACCTACCCGGCGTACTTCGGCACCTACTCCCGCTTCGACGAGGTCCGCGAGTTCACCGACTCGTTCGAGAACCTGTTCCTGCTGGGCCGGAACGGGCAGCACCGGTACAACAACCAGGACCACTCGATGCTCACCGCCATCGCCGCGGTGGAGAACGTCCAGGCCGGCCGGCTGGACAAGAAGAACATCTGGGAGGTCAACGTGGAGCAGGACTACCACGAGGAGAAGACCATCTGA
- the rfbD gene encoding dTDP-4-dehydrorhamnose reductase: MSVPAPSSPSAGSAPVSLLVTGARGQLGSDLVLQASGAGLAVVAFGSADLDITDAAAVDAALGAFADGLPAGGRGVVVNAAAYTAVDNAEDDSERAYRVNETGSANLARSAAARGLGLVHVSTDYVFPGDATTPYEVDAPTGPRSVYGASKLAGEKAVLAAHPDAHVVRTAWVYGAAGNNFVKTMARLEAARPNISVVDDQVGSPTYSADLAAGLLELATRPAGTVPGGVLHLTGGGHTTWCGFARAVFAELGADPTRVGAIASADYPQKAHRPAYSVLSPAAWTAAGLTPLRPWDAALSVALAEHPAAFRPA; this comes from the coding sequence GTGTCGGTGCCCGCCCCGTCCAGCCCGTCCGCCGGCTCCGCCCCGGTGTCCCTGCTCGTCACCGGGGCCCGTGGGCAGCTCGGTTCCGATCTGGTGCTGCAGGCGTCCGGCGCGGGCCTGGCGGTGGTCGCCTTCGGGTCCGCCGATCTGGACATCACCGACGCCGCCGCGGTGGACGCGGCCCTGGGCGCCTTCGCCGACGGGCTGCCGGCCGGCGGCCGCGGGGTGGTCGTCAACGCGGCCGCCTACACCGCGGTGGACAACGCGGAGGACGACAGCGAGCGGGCCTACCGGGTCAACGAGACGGGTTCGGCGAACCTGGCCCGATCGGCGGCCGCCCGCGGCCTGGGCCTGGTGCACGTGTCGACCGACTACGTCTTCCCGGGCGATGCCACGACGCCGTACGAGGTCGACGCCCCGACCGGGCCGCGCAGCGTCTACGGCGCGTCCAAGCTGGCCGGGGAGAAGGCCGTGCTGGCCGCCCACCCCGACGCCCACGTGGTCCGCACCGCGTGGGTGTACGGCGCGGCCGGCAACAACTTCGTCAAGACGATGGCCAGGCTCGAGGCCGCCCGGCCGAACATCTCCGTGGTCGACGACCAGGTCGGCAGCCCGACCTACTCCGCGGACCTGGCCGCCGGCCTGCTGGAGCTGGCCACCCGCCCGGCCGGCACCGTCCCCGGCGGCGTGCTTCACCTGACCGGCGGCGGTCACACCACCTGGTGCGGGTTCGCCCGTGCCGTGTTCGCCGAGCTCGGCGCCGACCCGACCCGGGTGGGCGCGATCGCCTCGGCCGACTACCCGCAGAAGGCGCACCGCCCCGCCTACTCGGTGCTCTCGCCCGCGGCGTGGACCGCGGCCGGCCTCACCCCGCTGCGGCCCTGGGACGCCGCCCTGTCGGTCGCGCTCGCCGAGCACCCCGCCGCCTTCCGCCCCGCCTGA
- a CDS encoding DUF2142 domain-containing protein, giving the protein MRRPRRVRMLRPEWVFLPLFLLVGAFYVAIVPVGWNSDEPAHLFRAEEIATGQILPEVRTGNDGRPSAGGEVPDELVETLSLTGVLKGVVLDPTVTAAVVQDDSALGSASYSPVGYVDFRNTAIYSPVAYLPQIPAFWIGQVLGLSFSAVAILGRILGLLAVAAAGFFAIRLTPAGKWAVATLGLLPATVSQSAAFGADAAVLALALLTVAWVLRMATGPRPPTVRHWVVFVVLAAGLALTKIPYAGLAVLALAVPMRRGWPGPVSRRWVAAVVAVVASLVPALLWSVATSSANISLNPAADLRAQVSYVLGDPVAFLAVLYRTFFTELDGNLYSSMFGNQIWLTAPLPTAWVLVAAAALTLSVVTADPRELRLRGPVRAGASGSLLPVPTRVLMGLVAVGVAAVVAAAVYVGFSDPRAVVVWGLQGRYLLPSLLLLMLSVAGNRLRRPVFARGLLLASVVLVSLGGMITLYLRLY; this is encoded by the coding sequence GTGCGACGCCCCCGGCGGGTGCGGATGCTCCGGCCCGAGTGGGTGTTCCTGCCGCTGTTCCTGCTGGTGGGAGCGTTCTACGTCGCGATCGTCCCGGTGGGCTGGAACAGCGACGAGCCCGCCCACCTGTTCCGGGCCGAGGAGATCGCCACCGGCCAGATCCTCCCCGAGGTGCGGACCGGGAACGACGGCCGGCCCAGCGCCGGCGGCGAGGTCCCGGACGAACTGGTCGAGACCCTGTCGCTCACCGGCGTGCTGAAGGGCGTCGTGCTGGATCCGACGGTCACCGCCGCCGTGGTGCAGGACGACTCGGCCCTGGGTTCGGCCTCGTACTCCCCGGTGGGTTACGTGGACTTCCGCAACACCGCCATCTACTCGCCGGTGGCCTATCTGCCCCAGATCCCGGCGTTCTGGATCGGTCAGGTCCTGGGGCTGTCCTTCTCCGCCGTCGCGATCCTCGGCCGGATCCTGGGTCTGCTCGCCGTGGCGGCGGCCGGGTTCTTCGCCATCCGGTTGACCCCGGCCGGCAAGTGGGCGGTGGCCACCCTCGGTCTGCTGCCGGCCACCGTCTCCCAGTCCGCCGCCTTCGGAGCGGACGCCGCCGTGCTCGCCCTGGCTCTGTTGACGGTGGCGTGGGTGTTGCGGATGGCCACCGGGCCACGGCCCCCGACGGTCCGGCACTGGGTCGTGTTCGTCGTGCTGGCCGCCGGCCTGGCCCTCACCAAGATCCCGTACGCCGGTCTGGCCGTGCTGGCCCTCGCGGTACCGATGCGCCGCGGCTGGCCCGGCCCGGTGTCCCGTCGGTGGGTCGCCGCGGTCGTGGCCGTGGTGGCGTCGCTGGTACCCGCACTGCTCTGGTCGGTGGCCACCTCGTCGGCCAACATCAGCCTGAACCCCGCCGCGGATCTCCGCGCGCAGGTCTCGTACGTGCTGGGCGACCCGGTCGCGTTCCTCGCGGTGCTCTACCGCACCTTCTTCACCGAGCTCGACGGCAATCTCTACAGCTCGATGTTCGGCAACCAGATCTGGCTGACCGCCCCGCTGCCCACCGCCTGGGTGCTCGTCGCGGCCGCCGCCCTGACCCTGTCGGTCGTCACGGCGGACCCCCGGGAGCTCAGGCTCCGTGGCCCGGTCCGCGCCGGTGCGTCGGGCTCGCTGCTGCCGGTCCCCACCCGGGTGCTGATGGGCCTGGTCGCGGTGGGGGTCGCGGCCGTCGTGGCGGCCGCCGTCTACGTCGGGTTCAGCGACCCGCGGGCCGTCGTCGTGTGGGGCCTGCAGGGTCGCTACCTGCTGCCCTCGCTGCTGCTGCTCATGCTGTCGGTCGCCGGGAACCGGCTCCGCCGACCGGTGTTCGCCCGTGGTCTGCTGCTGGCGTCCGTCGTCCTGGTCTCGCTGGGCGGCATGATCACGCTCTACCTGCGGCTGTACTGA
- the rfbB gene encoding dTDP-glucose 4,6-dehydratase: MRILVTGGAGFIGSAFVRNVLADQYPGLEGAEVTVLDKLTYAGNLANLQPVAEDDRYTFVQGDICDAELARELVGKADSVVHFAAESHVDRSILGGADFVLTNVLGTQTLLQAAMDTKLTKFVHVSTDEVYGSIDEGSWDEEFPLRPNSPYSASKASSDLIARAYAKTHNLPVAITRCSNNYGPYQFPEKVIPLFVTNLMDGLTVPLYGKGGQIRDWLHVDDHCRGIALVLAEGRAGEVYNIGGGTELTNVELTEKLLEATGRDESFIERIVDPRGAAHDQRYSVDISKINAELGYSPRVTFEQGLAETVAWYRDNRDWWEPLKARSVIDR; this comes from the coding sequence ATGCGCATTCTCGTGACCGGCGGCGCCGGCTTCATCGGTTCGGCCTTCGTCCGCAACGTCCTGGCCGATCAGTACCCCGGGCTGGAGGGCGCCGAGGTCACCGTGCTGGACAAGCTGACCTACGCCGGCAACCTGGCCAACCTGCAGCCGGTCGCCGAGGACGACCGCTACACCTTCGTCCAGGGCGACATCTGCGACGCCGAGCTGGCCCGTGAACTCGTCGGCAAGGCCGATTCCGTCGTCCACTTCGCCGCGGAGTCGCACGTCGACCGCTCGATCCTGGGTGGCGCGGACTTCGTGCTGACCAACGTGCTGGGCACCCAGACGTTGCTGCAGGCCGCGATGGACACCAAGCTCACCAAGTTCGTGCACGTCTCGACCGACGAGGTCTACGGGTCGATCGACGAGGGCTCGTGGGACGAGGAGTTCCCGCTGCGGCCGAACTCGCCGTACTCGGCGTCCAAGGCGTCCTCGGACCTGATCGCCCGCGCCTACGCCAAGACCCACAACCTGCCGGTGGCCATCACCCGGTGCTCGAACAACTACGGGCCGTACCAGTTCCCGGAGAAGGTCATCCCGCTGTTCGTGACGAACCTGATGGACGGGCTGACCGTGCCGCTGTACGGCAAGGGCGGGCAGATCCGCGACTGGCTGCACGTGGACGACCACTGCCGCGGCATCGCGCTGGTGCTGGCCGAGGGCCGTGCCGGAGAGGTCTACAACATCGGCGGCGGCACCGAGCTGACCAACGTGGAGCTGACCGAGAAGCTGCTCGAGGCCACCGGCCGCGACGAGTCGTTCATCGAGCGGATCGTCGACCCCCGCGGCGCCGCGCACGACCAGCGGTACTCCGTCGACATCTCGAAGATCAACGCCGAGCTCGGGTACAGCCCCCGGGTGACGTTCGAGCAGGGCCTGGCCGAGACGGTGGCCTGGTACCGCGACAACCGCGACTGGTGGGAGCCGCTCAAGGCGCGGTCCGTCATCGACCGCTGA
- a CDS encoding NAD-dependent epimerase/dehydratase family protein, whose protein sequence is MLTGGAGFLGQLLQEALLAAGHRVVSVDVAANPGVHPRLSCIRGDIRDAGLLGDLAARHGFHTVFHVAALLAHAVSDRAELWSSNVDGTRVVARTARDHGIAQVVFTSSNCLWGTGLGRPVTEQDAPAPVEIYGRSKLAGERILLDEYAGDFRTVVLRCPTIVEAGRLGLLAILFEFVQEGRTVWTVGGGSNRYQFVAGGDLVAAFLAALDHPATAVFGIGSDDVPTLREAYAEVIAAAGSSSRVGSLPRRLAVPAMRVAHRLRLSPLGPYQYRMIAQDFVFDTTAIKRELGWRPTLTNAQMLVRAYRYFVDNAAEIRGRTGVSAHRRAADMGIIRVVKWLS, encoded by the coding sequence CTGCTCACCGGCGGGGCGGGCTTCCTGGGGCAACTGCTCCAGGAGGCGCTCCTCGCGGCCGGGCACCGGGTCGTCTCCGTCGACGTGGCCGCCAATCCCGGGGTGCACCCCCGGTTGAGCTGTATCCGCGGGGACATCCGGGATGCGGGGCTGCTCGGTGACCTGGCCGCCCGGCACGGCTTCCACACCGTCTTCCACGTCGCCGCGCTGCTGGCCCACGCCGTGTCCGATCGGGCCGAGCTGTGGAGCAGCAACGTGGACGGCACCCGGGTGGTCGCCCGCACCGCCCGCGACCACGGCATCGCGCAGGTCGTCTTCACCTCCAGCAACTGCCTGTGGGGGACGGGTCTGGGTCGACCGGTGACCGAGCAGGACGCGCCGGCCCCCGTGGAGATCTACGGGCGGTCCAAGCTGGCCGGCGAGCGGATCCTGCTGGACGAGTACGCCGGGGACTTCCGCACCGTGGTCCTGCGGTGTCCGACGATCGTCGAGGCCGGCCGGCTGGGGCTGCTCGCCATCCTCTTCGAGTTCGTCCAGGAGGGCCGCACGGTCTGGACGGTGGGGGGCGGGAGCAACCGCTACCAGTTCGTCGCCGGCGGGGATCTCGTCGCGGCCTTCCTGGCCGCCCTGGACCACCCCGCCACCGCGGTGTTCGGCATCGGCTCGGACGACGTGCCCACCCTGCGGGAGGCCTACGCCGAGGTCATCGCCGCGGCGGGCAGCTCCTCGCGCGTGGGCTCGCTGCCCCGCCGGCTCGCCGTACCCGCGATGCGGGTGGCGCACCGGTTGCGGCTGTCCCCGCTGGGTCCCTACCAGTACCGGATGATCGCGCAGGACTTCGTCTTCGACACCACGGCGATCAAGCGGGAGCTGGGTTGGCGACCGACGCTCACCAACGCGCAGATGCTGGTGCGGGCCTACCGGTACTTCGTCGACAACGCCGCGGAGATCCGCGGCCGCACCGGGGTGTCGGCGCACCGGCGTGCGGCGGACATGGGGATCATCCGGGTGGTCAAGTGGCTGAGCTGA
- a CDS encoding CAP domain-containing protein, translating into MSRPRRWVQARATATLTAATALCLLAGSLGQVAQAAPPVPAAVAAAPAAQEAPQTAFDQQMVGLINGARTQAGLSAVSAAAGLTQLSVDWSTTMADGKTGYVLKHNPDAWTQLPNYGAASRTSWAENVASWTSGAYSAQDIFTSYMNSPGHRANIMNPAFRFVGVGTVSGGNGSDYNTMTFTDKVDSTGGGSTTNPAPTTPAVDPVPAGSWDAGSLDGIAYTVQGWTLDRDRLTSPLNVDIYDQRPDGTRVGVRITADAQRGDVASVYPGAGDRHGFSGTVSLVGTGRHSVCVYAINQGAGTVNPSLGCKDVDVAGPTGSLDLAAASAPGTLQVAGWAADPAVRTGSTEVHVYVTGPQGTKGISTRTTGARADVQRAVPWASPTTGFTATVPTMGEGANQVCVYAINQNQGGNPQFGCSTVQVRNAFGSLDAVWQENGKIVAAGWALNPTRPGEQVPVHVYVTSSTSRGYAGSAGNPRADVGGAFPGYGNNHGYAITVPTNGSGRQQVCAYAVPTVGGTGNVSLGCRDLVVP; encoded by the coding sequence ATGTCCCGTCCCCGTCGTTGGGTCCAGGCCCGCGCCACGGCCACGCTGACCGCGGCCACCGCGTTGTGCCTGCTCGCCGGTTCCCTCGGCCAGGTCGCGCAGGCCGCCCCGCCCGTCCCCGCCGCGGTGGCCGCCGCGCCGGCCGCCCAGGAAGCGCCGCAGACGGCGTTCGACCAGCAGATGGTGGGGCTCATCAACGGCGCCCGGACGCAGGCTGGTCTGTCGGCCGTGTCCGCCGCGGCCGGCCTGACCCAGCTGTCCGTCGACTGGTCGACGACGATGGCCGACGGGAAGACGGGGTACGTGCTCAAGCACAACCCCGACGCCTGGACGCAGCTGCCGAACTACGGCGCGGCCAGCCGGACCTCCTGGGCGGAGAACGTCGCGTCCTGGACGTCGGGGGCCTATTCCGCGCAGGACATCTTCACCAGCTACATGAACTCGCCCGGTCACCGCGCCAACATCATGAACCCCGCCTTCCGCTTCGTCGGGGTGGGCACGGTCAGCGGCGGCAACGGCAGCGACTACAACACGATGACCTTCACCGACAAGGTCGACTCCACGGGCGGCGGCAGCACCACCAACCCCGCGCCCACCACGCCCGCGGTCGATCCGGTCCCGGCGGGATCGTGGGACGCCGGTTCGCTGGACGGCATCGCCTACACCGTCCAGGGCTGGACCCTGGATCGCGACCGCCTCACCTCGCCGCTCAACGTGGACATCTACGACCAGCGTCCGGACGGCACCCGCGTCGGGGTGCGCATCACCGCCGACGCGCAGCGTGGTGACGTGGCCTCGGTCTACCCCGGTGCAGGCGACCGGCACGGCTTCTCCGGGACCGTCTCCCTGGTCGGTACCGGACGCCACTCGGTCTGCGTCTATGCCATCAACCAGGGCGCGGGCACCGTGAACCCGTCGTTGGGCTGCAAGGACGTCGACGTGGCCGGACCGACCGGTTCCCTCGACCTGGCCGCAGCCTCGGCGCCGGGAACCCTGCAGGTCGCCGGCTGGGCCGCGGACCCGGCCGTGCGCACGGGGAGCACCGAGGTGCACGTCTACGTGACGGGGCCGCAGGGCACCAAGGGGATCAGCACCCGGACCACCGGAGCCCGGGCCGACGTCCAGCGGGCCGTGCCGTGGGCCAGCCCGACCACCGGCTTCACCGCCACCGTGCCGACCATGGGCGAGGGCGCCAACCAGGTGTGCGTGTACGCGATCAACCAGAACCAGGGCGGCAACCCGCAGTTCGGGTGCAGCACCGTCCAGGTGCGCAATGCCTTCGGGTCGCTGGACGCGGTCTGGCAGGAGAACGGGAAGATCGTCGCCGCCGGCTGGGCCCTGAACCCGACCCGTCCCGGCGAGCAGGTCCCCGTGCACGTCTACGTGACCAGCTCCACCAGCCGGGGGTACGCCGGGTCGGCCGGCAACCCGCGGGCGGACGTCGGGGGCGCCTTCCCCGGGTACGGCAACAACCACGGGTACGCGATCACCGTCCCGACCAACGGCAGCGGACGCCAGCAGGTGTGCGCCTACGCCGTGCCCACGGTCGGTGGCACCGGCAACGTCTCGCTGGGCTGCCGGGATCTGGTCGTCCCCTGA
- a CDS encoding TIGR03089 family protein, with amino-acid sequence MTHPGTPPGSAGSVTVALLGPLLALDPHRPRVTSYTLAGGRTELSTASLANWAAKVAGLLVDELGLPVGARVVVRTGERWQTAPILLGAWWAGMTVTEYEDPDLDGGPEESVAFLRAGEDSGCDEVFLVSDDPLGEPATGLEAHQRDFTTAVLPQADHFVPRGLPRGDDAPAVLLAGGGSVGVREILERAGAAAERLGVGGRLLSGTPWTLPDGVVDTLLAALAADGSVIQVPAGPEVEADWTARIATGEKAAATTGIDVAGLPRLD; translated from the coding sequence GTGACACATCCAGGAACGCCCCCCGGTTCGGCGGGCAGCGTCACCGTCGCCCTGCTCGGTCCCCTGCTGGCGCTGGATCCGCACCGGCCGCGGGTGACGTCCTACACGCTGGCCGGCGGCCGGACCGAGCTGTCGACCGCGTCGCTGGCCAACTGGGCCGCGAAGGTGGCCGGGCTGCTGGTCGACGAGCTGGGGCTGCCCGTCGGCGCCCGGGTGGTCGTCCGCACGGGCGAGCGGTGGCAGACCGCCCCGATCCTGCTGGGCGCCTGGTGGGCCGGGATGACGGTCACCGAGTACGAGGACCCGGACCTGGACGGCGGGCCCGAGGAGTCGGTGGCCTTTCTGCGGGCCGGCGAGGACTCCGGCTGCGACGAGGTCTTCCTGGTCTCCGACGACCCACTGGGCGAACCGGCCACCGGCCTGGAGGCCCACCAGCGGGACTTCACCACGGCGGTGCTGCCGCAGGCCGACCACTTCGTCCCCCGCGGACTGCCCCGTGGGGACGACGCGCCCGCGGTGCTGCTGGCCGGCGGCGGTTCGGTCGGGGTGCGCGAGATCCTCGAGCGGGCCGGCGCGGCCGCCGAGCGTCTCGGGGTCGGCGGGCGGCTGCTGTCCGGGACGCCCTGGACCCTGCCCGACGGGGTGGTCGACACCCTGCTCGCCGCCCTGGCCGCGGACGGCTCGGTGATCCAGGTGCCGGCCGGCCCGGAGGTGGAGGCGGACTGGACGGCCCGCATCGCCACCGGCGAGAAGGCCGCCGCTACAACGGGCATCGACGTGGCCGGACTCCCCCGGCTCGACTGA
- a CDS encoding LCP family protein: MTDQGDDPRRGPRRYGPRASDPQDAGRATPPDATRRPGPDAGIPWTDRPSGADARRPMDPIRRRDEPSRPDPRAADPYRGADPYRGTEPPRRSDPYRSADPYRGADPYRNADPHRGGQPPRGSDPYRGGRPPRGADPYRAADPSRGALPPRPATPPGAERPDQRAWSQAPADQPWSPPPRRPAGSGSRPRSVPPASGAPATRRMTAADAAGPGAAAGVPAGRGRSGRLPAAAAAGRPAGVPVAQDHPTRRRSLLVTRIVAMVAAVAVLAGVGVAWAVTDSIQGNSGTSDAASNAGGAGVISEGGMTILLVGSDSRTDADGNPLSAEELKQVATEDDGGGINTDTMMLVHVPQGGGKATAVSLPRDTWIPTSVTDKITGPYANGTQGQYAPNKINSYYATAKAYTQEALVAQGVTDAAERERVSNEAGRTMLIKVIQAFTGMKVDHYAEVNLLGFYLLSQAIGGVPVCLTAAVDDPWSGAKFAAGPQDVSGTAALSFVRQRHGLPNGDLDRVKRQQAFLAGAVDKILSVGTLTNPARLSDLTAAVDRSVVFDKGFSVLTFAEQMANLSAGNITFATLPTRGAEDSTNKDALATDPAEVKAFFAAIVDPSTAGSAAGSSSAAAPSSVDPATVTVDIQDGTVADGVTAQASTLVRQGGFTLGQLAVVPGTDEDSETTATVIRYPAGMESAAAAVQQTFGVGSVEESTAVADGHVLVVVGTDLPVEGTGLRAPAAAVVPAPAALSAAAVAPAADPTAGSSVPCVN, translated from the coding sequence ATGACGGACCAGGGCGACGATCCGCGGCGGGGCCCCCGCCGGTACGGACCGCGCGCGTCCGATCCGCAGGACGCCGGTCGGGCCACCCCGCCGGACGCGACCCGCCGACCCGGCCCGGACGCCGGCATCCCGTGGACCGACCGCCCCTCCGGCGCCGACGCCCGCCGCCCGATGGATCCGATCCGGCGCCGCGACGAGCCCTCCCGCCCCGACCCGCGCGCCGCCGACCCCTACCGCGGCGCCGACCCCTACCGCGGCACCGAGCCCCCGCGCCGCTCCGACCCGTACCGCAGTGCCGACCCGTACCGCGGTGCCGACCCGTACCGCAATGCCGACCCGCATCGCGGCGGCCAACCCCCGCGTGGCTCCGACCCGTACCGCGGCGGCCGACCCCCGCGCGGTGCCGACCCGTACCGCGCGGCCGACCCCTCCCGCGGGGCCCTGCCACCGCGGCCGGCGACCCCGCCCGGGGCCGAGCGTCCCGATCAGCGCGCCTGGTCGCAGGCGCCGGCCGATCAGCCGTGGTCCCCGCCGCCCCGCCGCCCGGCCGGCTCCGGGTCGCGCCCCCGCTCCGTGCCGCCCGCGTCCGGCGCCCCGGCGACCCGGCGGATGACCGCCGCCGACGCCGCCGGTCCCGGTGCGGCGGCCGGTGTCCCGGCCGGTCGCGGTCGCTCCGGACGGCTCCCGGCCGCAGCGGCCGCCGGCCGTCCCGCCGGTGTCCCGGTCGCGCAGGACCACCCCACCCGCCGCCGGTCGCTGCTCGTCACGCGCATCGTCGCCATGGTGGCGGCGGTCGCCGTGCTGGCCGGGGTCGGTGTGGCGTGGGCGGTCACGGACTCGATCCAGGGCAACAGCGGCACGTCCGACGCCGCCAGCAACGCGGGTGGGGCCGGCGTCATCTCCGAGGGCGGCATGACGATCCTGCTGGTCGGCTCGGACTCCCGGACCGACGCGGACGGCAACCCGCTCAGCGCCGAGGAGCTCAAGCAGGTGGCCACCGAGGACGACGGCGGCGGCATCAACACCGACACGATGATGCTGGTGCACGTCCCGCAGGGCGGCGGCAAGGCCACCGCCGTCTCGCTCCCCCGGGACACCTGGATCCCCACCTCGGTCACCGACAAGATCACCGGTCCCTACGCGAACGGCACCCAGGGCCAGTACGCCCCGAACAAGATCAACTCGTACTACGCGACGGCGAAGGCGTACACCCAGGAGGCCCTGGTCGCCCAGGGCGTCACCGACGCGGCCGAGCGCGAGCGGGTGTCCAACGAGGCCGGCCGCACCATGCTGATCAAGGTCATCCAGGCGTTCACCGGGATGAAGGTCGACCACTACGCGGAGGTCAACCTGCTGGGCTTCTACCTGCTCAGCCAGGCCATCGGCGGCGTCCCGGTGTGCCTGACCGCGGCCGTGGACGATCCGTGGTCCGGCGCGAAGTTCGCGGCCGGCCCGCAGGACGTGTCCGGCACGGCGGCGTTGTCGTTCGTCCGACAGCGGCACGGGCTGCCCAACGGCGACCTGGACCGGGTCAAGCGCCAGCAGGCGTTCCTGGCCGGCGCGGTCGACAAGATCCTGTCCGTGGGCACGCTGACCAACCCGGCCCGGTTGTCCGATCTCACCGCCGCCGTGGACCGCTCGGTGGTCTTCGACAAGGGCTTCTCGGTGCTGACCTTCGCCGAGCAGATGGCCAACCTGTCCGCCGGCAACATCACCTTCGCGACCCTGCCCACCCGCGGCGCGGAGGACTCGACGAACAAGGACGCGCTGGCCACCGACCCGGCCGAGGTGAAGGCGTTCTTCGCGGCCATCGTCGATCCGTCGACCGCCGGCAGCGCCGCCGGGTCGAGCAGCGCCGCGGCGCCGTCTTCGGTGGACCCGGCCACCGTCACCGTGGACATCCAGGACGGCACCGTCGCCGACGGGGTGACCGCCCAGGCCTCCACCCTGGTCCGCCAGGGCGGGTTCACCCTCGGGCAGCTCGCCGTGGTGCCGGGCACCGACGAGGACTCGGAGACCACCGCCACGGTGATCCGCTACCCGGCCGGCATGGAGTCGGCCGCGGCGGCCGTGCAGCAGACCTTCGGGGTGGGCAGCGTCGAGGAGTCCACCGCGGTGGCCGACGGTCACGTCCTGGTCGTCGTGGGGACCGATCTCCCGGTGGAGGGCACCGGCCTGCGGGCTCCCGCCGCGGCCGTCGTCCCCGCGCCCGCCGCCCTGTCGGCCGCCGCGGTGGCCCCGGCCGCCGACCCGACCGCCGGCAGCTCGGTACCGTGCGTGAACTGA